The following proteins come from a genomic window of Rutidosis leptorrhynchoides isolate AG116_Rl617_1_P2 chromosome 10, CSIRO_AGI_Rlap_v1, whole genome shotgun sequence:
- the LOC139872141 gene encoding ras-related protein RABA1f-like: protein MGAYRADDDYDYLFKVVLIGDSGVGKSNLLSRFTRNEFSLESKSTIGVEFATRSIRVDDKVVKAQIWDTAGQERYRAITSAYYRGAVGALLVYDVTRHVTFENVERWLKELRDHTDPNIVIMLVGNKADLRHLRAVQTEDATTFAEKEHTYFMETSALESLNVENAFTEVLTQIHQIVSRKALDAADDSAALPKGQTINMDDVSAVKKGGCCST from the exons ATGGGAGCATACAGAGCAGATGATGATTACGATTATTTGTTTAAAGTAGTTTTGATCGGCGATTCAGGCGTCGGTAAATCAAATCTGTTATCTAGATTCACTCGAAATGAGTTCAGTCTCGAATCGAAATCAACAATTGGTGTTGAATTTGCTACTCGCAGCATTCGTGTTGATGATAAAGTTGTTAAAGCTCAGATTTGGGATACTGCTGGTCAGGAACG GTACCGTGCAATTACAAGTGCATACTACCGAGGTGCAGTAGGTGCATTGCTCGTCTATGATGTCACACGCCACGTCACTTTCGAGAATGTAGAAAGGTGGTTAAAGGAGCTTCGGGATCATACAGATCCCAACATTGTAATTATGCTTGTGGGTAATAAAGCTGATTTACGCCATTTACGGGCTGTTCAAACTGAAGATGCTACAACGTTTGCTGAAAAGGAGCACACATACTTTATGGAAACTTCTGCCCTCGAATCACTAAACGTAGAAAATGCTTTTACCGAAGTCCTTACCCAAATTCATCAAATTGTTAGCAGAAAAGCACTTGATGCTGCTGATGATTCAGCTGCTTTGCCGAAAGGACAAACTATTAATATGGATGATGTATCAGCAGTGAAAAAAGGTGGATGTTGTTCTACTTAG